The Oscillatoria acuminata PCC 6304 genomic interval ACAGGTCTCAAAATACGGCATTCGCCGCAACAAATCCCGCAATGTCCAGTTATTGGGGGATTTGGGAATGGCTTTTTCGAGCTGCGGAGGTGGATTGTCTGAGGGGGGAAGGGTTTCCGAACTGGGAAGCGGGGAAATCTGATTTTTAAACAGGGTCTTGAAAGAGTCGAGATTGCGAATATGTAAATCTCGCTGAGGAAACGGAATTTCAATGCCTCGCTGACGCAATTCACTCTCAATCCGAAAATTCAAGGCACTTTTAATTGGTTCGCTATTGTAAGGTTCATCAATCCAGACTAATAATTGAAAGTCTAATGCACTGTCTCCAAAGCCTTTAAACCAGACTTTAGGCGGCGGGTCAGATAATACATCAGGTTCTTTACGCGCTGCGGTGAGGAGGGCTTCGGTGACGATCGCTGGATCGGTCCCGTAGGCAATACCGACGGGAATATGGAGGCGACATCTCGGGTCTTGATAACTCCAGTTAATAATATTAGTTTCGACAAATCGGATATTAGGAACAATTACAAATACTCCATCGCGACTCCGAACAATGGTGGAACGAATGGAGATTTTTTCGACGGTTCCAAATAGATCATTGACTTGGATATAGTCGCCGACTTTAATGGGTTGTTCAAATAATAAGGTAATGCCGCTGATGAAGTTACTGGCGAGATTTTGCAACCCAAACCCGATCCCAATTCCTAAAACCCCAGCAACGACGGTGAGGGAACTCAGGTCAATTCCCGTACTTTCGAGGACGATCAGAAAGGAGAGGGCGCTCAGAAGATATCCAATAACAGAGGCGATCGCTTCTCGGGTCCCGAGGTGAACTTTTTTTAAGCGCCCTAATAACCGGCGCTTAATCCATTCATTCACACTGCGGGAGATAAAATAGGCGATCGCACTGAGTAATAGCAGTTGAGCGAGGCGATTCAGGGAAAACTCATTTCCTCCCACTTTAAACAAATCTTTGGTAAAAATATCACCGAAGACGGTTAAGAGGTGTTGTGTCTGCTTGATGATCCAATTTACCATTGAGCTAAACCGCCTACCAGGAATTTTATGTGTGATTTAAGCGCACTCGTTGGAGAGAATCTCGGTTGAGTTAATGATTTACTGGCCCGGGTGAAAATAACAGAAATTGGTTCAGGAATAGAATAAACCAGAGGGGATTAAAATGGATTTTCCATCATTCTTTGAACTAAAAACCAGACCCCCACTCCTAATGCGGTAAGATTGACTGTCCAGGATAAAAATAAGACAAAATACCCAACCAGCGTCAGGGTAATTTCATGGCGATCGTCCGGAATAAATCGAGTTTTTTCAATAGAAATTAACTCGGAAAGTTGGCCTTCTATAAAATTCTTACCCAATCTTTTATTATAAAAATAAAAATGGGTTTTGATGCCTTTCGGTTGATAAATACTCAGCCCTCGTTTTCCAGCGCTGAGGTGACTAATTTTATTCAAATTCACCCGGAAAGTTTTAAGGGCTTTTCGGGAAAAATCTGGACAGGAAAAACAAGCTAAACTCTGCTCAGTCAGGACCAGACAGGCTAATTGGCCTTGATATCGCACCCCAACCACGTCCAGGATTTGATGGGTTGGGGGTATCCATTCGGTCAGAGCTTCCGCAATTTTAGGAATAGCGTAGTAGTAATCCACGCTAAATTTTCCTTTTTGGGGAAACCGACCGATATCGCGGAGTAAGTCCTCATAGTCAAGGGCGGTGAGACGCGATCGCCCTTGAGCCGGTTGTTCTGAACTCTCAGGGAGTGGGGCAGAATGATCGGCGGATTGAGGAAATTTTTGGAGGCGATCGCCCCTACGGGATTGGGGGGTTCTGCCCGAATTTTTTCCCCCCTGGACCGAGGAGGGTAGGGTGGAGGTTGGGGACTTACGAGAGCTTCCCATCCGCGAAATCGGAGCCTCTAAAGGCGCGATCGCTGAGAGTTCCTCGGAGAATTCAGCCTGGGGAGAGAGCTTAAACTCCTGGGACCAGGCGGGGGCAGTCTGTCCAGTCTGAAGACCTAAAACTTTCAGGGAGGCGACTGCCTCGGGAGCCAATTTCATCACCCCTTGATAAATAAACCCCGCTAAAACTTTTTGATTAGGAACCTTGGGGGCTGCAAGGGTAATCTGCAAGCACCGACCCTTGAGGGCAGCTTTCGCCGTGATCCCTTTCGGTTCTAGGGACCGATTGATCAGAGCGGCGATCGCAGTGGGGCGGCCCTGTTTAGCAAGTTCCAAAAGCTCAGTCTGTGTCATAGCTGGCCAGAAGGGATGATTAGGAAAAAGCGCGAATACCGATAAGCATAAGGATAAAGGATCGGGTCAGTTTTGCCGATAACACCATTCGCACCCATCCCGATCGCTCCAACAGCAATCCCTTTGGGCAAAGGTCTCGACGCCTCGGGTTGTATGGGGTGTTTGCTCTATTCAATCACCCCAATTCCTGCCTTAAGCTAAAACCCTCTGCCCTTTACTCAACAGGATTGGCAGCCCGTTGTCGAGCAAAATCAGCAAAACGCTGATACTGCTCCACGCGGGGTTGAGCCGCTGGGTAATTCGGGCTGGTTTCTGGGACTTGGCTCATCAAATCGCTGGCCTCCTGCCACAAAACTGCGATCTGATTCCATTCCGCCTGGGTTTGAGCCGCTGAGGTTTGCGCGTTCGCTTGGTTTGCTCGTGTGACCGCTTCAAACCAGGGATCGGCAGCGGGGGCGGCTTCCTGGGGCGGTGTAGGGGCGGCTTCCGGGGCCGGTGTAGGAGGGGCGGGCGGGTCCCCTTCTGCCGCTGGCGCTTCGGTGGCTGGGTCCCCTTCTGGGGCTTCGGTTACCGGCTGTTGATCTCTCATCAGAAACCAGTAGGCAGCACCCCCGCCTAGAAATAGGATTAAAACGACTAGAGGAACGATCAGCAGGACTTTATTTTGATACCATTTTTTGCCCTGGGGTTTGACCGAGGCGACTTCGTCCTCGTCCTCGTCCTCTTCGTCAAAGTATTCTGCTTCCTCATCTTCATCAGCCCCCTCGAAATCATCGTTGACCATCAGATTTTCTTCCTCATCCGGGAGCAGGTCCTCATCTTCAGCGAGGATATCCTCATCTTCGGCGAGGATATCCTCATCTTCGGCGAACACATCCTCATCGGTGGCGAACATATCCTCATCGGTGGCGAATGCTTCTTCTGGGGGTTCGATGTCTATTTCTTCTTGCCACGCTGGAAGGCGATCGCCGATTTTGCGTCCGTAAATCTTCAAGGTAGGAACTGACTCAATCCTCAACTCGGTTAGACCATTCTTGATGAAAGGAACTAGGGCCGTGGGATCGGGGACCGTTGCCGATTCCAGCAACAGGAGCAAAGAACCGTCTTTGAGAACGGCTTTTGCAGTTATCCCTTGAGATTGAATGGCGTGATTGACTACAGCAGCGATCGCCTCGGGTTGGCCCGTTCTGGCGAGTTCTTTTTGCTCTTTCGGTGCATTAAATAAGGGCATGGGAGGAGGTAGGTAGATTCTGAAATCATCTTACTGTCGAGAATACCCACGGGAAACTTTAGCTTAGTCGGTAGATCGGATTTTACCTCAAACTTTGACTTTCTCTAGTACATCAGTTCAGCGATCAGATAAAACGGGCCAGAAATCCGATTTCTTGCCCTAATTTGTGTCTCATGAGTAGAAAATTTCTCAAGAAACCCAGTTTTTCATCCTTCTACTGTACCGAGGCCCTCGGTGAGGCCGGTGGGGAAAGGTCGGGAGATCGGGTCGGGGGTGGGTCACCCTGGCGATCGCCTTCTTCCCAAAACTCCCCAAGCTGAGTTGGCTGTTTACCAGTCTTGGGGTCAGCATATCAACCCTAAACGGATGAGCGATCGCCACCGGGGGAACTCCACAATCCGCAGACTGGACCTAGACTTAACCCCTAAACTCCTGGGATGATTCCCCAACTGCCCCAGGTCTTGTCAGGGTTCCTTGATGTTTGGGAACCCCCTGGAAAAGGGCTGGGGGTCTGCTCAAGATTTTGCCCGGGGTCTAATCGACCACCCGTAACAATCCCTGGCGTAGGGCCTCAAATACTCGGTCGATCAAAATTTGCTCTTTCGAGGACAGGGAATCCTTTGATAACAGGGTCATCATAAAAATTCTTTGATCGTCCCGCGTGATGCGGTGTGTAAGGAAAATCCGTTCGACAATTTTTTCAATATTAGATTCCGGTTGCACTCTATTACGGTCATCATTCGGGATGTGATGGCTAAAGTTGTTTTAAAATCTACCATTGCTGGGGGAATCGCGGCAATTTTCAGCCCATTGCCCCAGGGTGGATTGTTTCTGAACCCCTGTCCGGGTTCACCGTGATTTATTCTTAGAACCTCGCCACTGCATGGGATAAACAGGATAAAAAACCGGGTTTCACTCACGCAAGCTGTTGCTAATTCCTAGCATTTTTGTGAAGAAACCCGGTTGTCTTTAGGCTACTGTGCCAACGCTCTAAGCAAGCTGGAATTGCGATCTATTAACCTAAATATCCACCTCATTAAGTCGTTATTTTCCCGATGATCGCCCCTGGACATCACGCTGTCATTTAAGGGAAAATCGTCTTAACTTATTTTCAATCATCTTGTCTGTATTCAAACTTACAATTGACCCTAGAGATCGCCACTAATTACGTCGAGTTTGCACTTCTTGAGCGCGGCGATCCAGTAGGCGTCCTACTTCCGCGATCGGATATAAGGGTCTTTGACTATCGCGATATAACACGAACACAAACGCCCCCATCTGGTTTTTCCGCAACACCAAAATTTCCAACCGGGCGAACAAACCATCCAAATCCACCCGTAAGCTCACACCCGCCGCCGCATCGCCGATATTATTGATATTATTTAAGGCTTGCGGAGGTGCATTTGTCTCTTCGAGGTTTTCTGCTAACAAGGACTTCAACTTTTCCGGATCCCGCAGTAATTCGTCAAATTCCGCCCGTTGTTGAGCCGTTTCCAGTCTCGTGGTTATCCCCATAATCAGTTGAAACTGTTCCTGTCCAACAAAGGCAAAAACATTCTCAACATCAATCCCATCTTGACTCAGTTGCTCTTTGAGGTTCGCTAACTCAGCCGGTGGCATAGCCGTAAAGCCCTGTGGCAGGTCCTCCAACCTCACGGTGACATCAGCCAATGTCCCGGCTTGTGCCAAGATCACACTCTCTTGTGTCACCTTCTCCTCGACTCCAGATTCAGCCAGGGCTGGAATCGTCAGCAACACCATCGTAGGCACCACACCGACGGCCAAACCTAGGAGTCCCAAACCTATTTTTTCGATCATTTGTCCAACTTCCTTGTCCCTTCCGGGGAAAATTAATGGGATTGAATTCTACCGGGGAACCCCAGTGATTCCGTCTTTCTTGATGCAACATGACGAGAGAGAAACAGGTAATGGTGCCTCAGATGCGCAACGATCTTCCCCGGGGTGGACCTAACTGGCCTTCTCAGACTCAGACTTAGATCACAATTTTCTCTCATCTGCCTCAATCAATTGGTTGATAGCTTCCTCTTTCATTCTAAAATCTTACACATACAGAAAACTTGCCTGAAGCTGCCGTCAGTTTTATCTCTTACACTAGAAACAATACACTATGGCTATTGGTTACGTTGCTCTCGTCCTCCACGCCCATCTTCCTTTCGTCCGACATCCCGAAAGTGATTATGTTTTAGAAGAAGAATGGCTCTATGAAGCCATTACAGAAACCTACATCCCCTTACTGCGAGTATTTGAAGGTCTAAAGCGGGATGGGATCGATTTCAA includes:
- a CDS encoding mechanosensitive ion channel domain-containing protein, whose translation is MVNWIIKQTQHLLTVFGDIFTKDLFKVGGNEFSLNRLAQLLLLSAIAYFISRSVNEWIKRRLLGRLKKVHLGTREAIASVIGYLLSALSFLIVLESTGIDLSSLTVVAGVLGIGIGFGLQNLASNFISGITLLFEQPIKVGDYIQVNDLFGTVEKISIRSTIVRSRDGVFVIVPNIRFVETNIINWSYQDPRCRLHIPVGIAYGTDPAIVTEALLTAARKEPDVLSDPPPKVWFKGFGDSALDFQLLVWIDEPYNSEPIKSALNFRIESELRQRGIEIPFPQRDLHIRNLDSFKTLFKNQISPLPSSETLPPSDNPPPQLEKAIPKSPNNWTLRDLLRRMPYFETCSDMELLHLIEYGYRQLFPGDRLICQENDPGDCFYIILSGSVEVFSERLQKYIASLHAGEFFGEISLLMGIPRSASVRTLEDTILFVIDRNDLQRLLVNHHNLADRIAEKLSERQQSLKSLGLLVDEEIEGEEKPLIWIRKRLNTLFGI